Part of the Triticum aestivum cultivar Chinese Spring chromosome 4D, IWGSC CS RefSeq v2.1, whole genome shotgun sequence genome is shown below.
gaaggtttggaagccgCCTCAAAGTCTACCACTACTGGTTGTGAATCGCTTGGTGATATCTCTAGGAGAAGTTGGTTAGCCTTTTCGAtgttggtgtgccttcatggtaacatccacccCTCCATCGCTGACTAATTTCCCTCTTAGGAAGTAAATATTGGGCTACATCTTCTTCTCTGTGGTTTCCGCTTATTTTATACCCAACTCatttacttgtggtttactttggtcactcAACCTTTGAAACATCATATAGGTTGTATATGTCATCGTAGCATTGTTTAGGTTCACACTTTATGCAGCAGAAAAGCTAAACTTGCTGATAAGTGTAGTATAAAATTAGTTGTCCCTATTCAACCctctctaggtccatctcgatcaaTTAGTTGTCCCTATTCAACCCTCTGCAGGTTCATCTCGATCATTTCAATTGATATCAGAGCTTTGCAGTCTTTTACATAGCTTAATGTCGTAGAGACAGATGATCACCGAGGAGGAAGTCTCAAGGCCCTCGCGGAAGCTTCCAACCCCTTAACTGAGGGAACCTCGAAAGAGGATAGGCTTTATACATCCACGACGGAACAATATGGTGATGCATGAGATTGTGAGATTTGGTTTTGTTAACCATTCTGATGATCTCTTGTTAATAGTGTTCTGCCTTGCGTGGTACACGCTTAATGGATGATTATGATATATGGGGTGTTTTTTTTTGGAAGTGTCATTCTTGTTGCTTCTATGCGCACATGCAAATAACTCATCACATATCTGTTCTATGGCTTGTGCTTTATGCACTCGTGCGCGTTAAATATGGATCGTATCGGAACTATTTTTGCAAAATGTGGTGAAAAGTGACCACACTTCTAAAATGTCCTCCAAGTTATCACCGCTTCACAAATAGGTGTTCTAGATAGATATAAGAATTAACTCGAAATTTTCTATACGATTCACTAGCCTTCGCTATCAAAGCAGTGACGCTGCTACAGTTCCGAAGATCTCATCATTGTGGAACACGAGAGTTCAACGCGTTGCGAATGGCCGTTTAAAACATAATAGTACGACGCATTCTGTGTTAAACGAGGCTGCTTGTCGATGATTCTCTATCTGATTTAACCCTTTATTGAAATATGCATGCGGGGAATCTTTCTGAGGGATGCTGTGCAATCTGTTTTGGGTCGGTGATCCGTTGCTGTCGAACATGCCCAGCCTGTGGCGTATGACGTCGATCACCCGTTGAACACATCTCACGCGTTCGTAGCTACTTACAATAATTCAGcggcagaagaagaagagaaaCGTGCGGTGATGTACATTGTGTGCAATGCCATGCCATCGAAGAAGAGTGCAGATGCACACAATGCGGTGCGACCGACCAACAAAATCAAATTATCGGCGACTTCTGTTGATCTCATCTCCGTCGAGATCGAGACTCACTCGAGAGCGATCCTTATTTACGGGGCTTTTCTTCTGGACTCCCAGAGCGGCCAAGGCGAAGAGGACATCAGAGCGCGTGCGCTGGCTAGGGAGAGGGGGGGCGGGGCAATGGTGAGCACGAGCACCCACACGTCggtgcagcggcggcggaggcaaTGGACGCTGGCGCTGGTGACGGTGGCGTCGCTGCTGGAGCGCGCCGACGAGGCCCTGCTGCCGGCCGTGTACAGGGAGGTGGGCGCCGAGCTGGGCGCCTCCCCGGCCGCGCTGGGCTCCCTCACGCTGTGCCGCGCGCTCGTCCAGGCCGTGTGCTACCCGCTCGCGGCGTGCGCCGCGGCGCGCCACGACCGCGCGCGCGTCGTCGCCGCGGGCGCCTTCCTCTGGGCCGTCGCCACCATACTCGTCGGCGTCTCCGGCACTTTTCTCCAGGTCAGCAGCGCATGCAGCCACCTCATGTTCCTTGAATGGTGGGAACGGTAAACACTGCTAAAACACGCTACTTTTTCCAGATGGCGATCGCGAGGGGGTTTAACGGCGTCGGCCTGGCgctggtggtgccggcgatgaacTCCCTGGCGGCCGACTACAGCGACGACACGACGCGCGGCTCGGCGTTCGGGTGGCTGGGGATGGCGAGCCGCCTGGGCGCCATGATGGGGGGCACACTCGGCGTGCTGCTCGCGCCCACGACCTTCCTCGGCGTCCCCGGCTGGCGCCTGGCATTCCACGTACTCGCGCTTCTCAGCGTCGCGCTGGCCGTCTCGACGTGGTTCCTCGCCTCAGACCCCCGTCCGCCCAGCACGTCCGAGAAGAGCACGGCATCGGTGGCCAGGGAGCTCCTCGGAGAGGCCAAGGACGTGGTGCGCTTGCCGACGTTCCAGATCCTGGTGGCGCAGGGGGTGGCCGGGTCGGTGCCGTGGACGGCGCTCACCTTCGCCGCCATGTGGCTGGAGCTCGTGGGGTTCACGCACTGGGAGACCAGCGTCATCATCAACCTCAACCAGCTGACCGGGGCGCTCGGCTCGCTGTTCGCCGGGCTCATCGGGGACCCCATGGCCCGGCGGTTCCCGAACGCCGGCAGGGTCGCGCTGGCGCAGGTGAGCACGGCGTCGACCGTCCCGGTCGCCGCCGTCCTGCTGCTCGCGCTGCCCATCGACCCCTCGGCCGGGGCCGCGTacgccgccgccttcgccgtccTGGGCTTCGTCATGCCCTGGTGTCCCCCGGCCACCAACAAGTGAGTAGTCTAATGCTGGTGGCAAAACTTTGCATTCTTTGCATGCTCCGCTGCTGGCTAACTGGGGTCCCTTTGCAGCCCAATACTCGCGGAGATCGTGCCGGCGAAGGCGAGGACGACGGTGTACGCGCTGGACAGGTTCTTCGAGACGATCTTCTCGTCGTTCGCGCCGGCCGTCGTGGGCATCCTGGCGGAGCGGGTCTTCGGATACAAGCCGGCGTCGGGCGCCACCGGGAAGACTGAACGGGAGAACGCCGGCGCGCTGGCGAAGGCTGTTTTCGCGGAGATCGCCGTGCCCATGGCCATCTGCTGCAGCATCTACTCCATGCTCTACTGCACGTACCCAGCAGACAGGCAGCGCGCGCAGAAGGCAGCTCTGATTGCGCCGGAAGAACAGGACTGTGAAGATGCTACTTCTAGTACTGCTACTGGGGTGGATGGCTTAAACCAGGCATTGCTAGCCAGAAGTGACTAGCAACATATCTAAGCATAGATGAAATGACTAGCAACATATCTAAGACTAGCCAAATGGACAAAAATGTATATATTTTTGTAGGTCCACGCAGGAGGCAATTTACAGGCTTTACAGCCATATATTCAAGAATAGATGCAATTTACGCGCTATACAGCCATATGTTCAAGGCAAGATCTCCCATGCAATTCTTAATCCTCTAAACAAAAATATAAATATGCACCCCTGATTTCCAGTATCGAAGACGGCATACGAGTTAGATGAGCAGAAAAATATTTTACACAAAAGAAAAATGTTAGATGGGACTAAACGAGCACACAAGTTAACTAGGTCAAGGAGCTACGGCAGACAGGACCAAATAATTCAAAATTCTTTAGACCGAACAACTTTCTATAAACCAAGATTCAGCATGCTGTCACAAATTATTCCCTTTATAAACCAATTACAGAGAAAAAAGAAGACGAAATGAAAAATAAGAGCAACCATTCATCAAACCACTAAATTGTTTCCAGTGATTACCCTGCACAAAGTAAACAATTATGTTAGAAAATAGGTGTTTCAATTATAAATATAATACAAATTAATGAGCATAATTCACAAGGGTCTATAATAGGCTACGGCTAGATTAGCTTGAAGAGTATGTGAAGTTGATAAAGGTTGCTGCAAGAGCTACCAAGTTAAAATAAATAGGATCAATACAAATACACAACAAATAAATCAATGCATCAAAACTTCAAAAGGAAAGGGAAAGCGAGATGTTGCTAGCTGAAAGCTGACAAAATCTATTATTGTCCAAAAGAAACAGTACCATGAATACTACAACAAAGTTGACTACGAAATGATGCTTACCTACTTACAAATCCAAGAAGCCTTCACATCTGTCCACTAAACCCGAACATGTCCTGGATGTCTCCACTGCTTCCAATGCTGTGACTCAAGCTGTTAGTTGGAGATTCAATCTCATCCACTGCAAAGCGGTTTGGGATGCAAGCACCCTTCCCAACAAATCCAAGATTTTTTCCTCGTCCTTGATCTGGCAATTTCCCGAGGGCTGCATTTGAACTCTGAAAGCTAGACGAACTGGACACTGGCTGACTTGGCCCAACAGTATTTCTATAACCATCCATATTTTGCAAAGAAGACCAGCCACCTGTGACATCATTTGGACTCTGCAGAAAACCGAACTGTGCATTTTTTGACTGAGAAGACAGCAAGCCGGAATCCATATGGTTGGCATAAGCATAGTTTTGGTTAAGAGAGTCAGTGCTCTCAGTCTTTAGAACACCAGGTGGTTTAGAGCCCATTCCCATAGAGTTCTGATTAACCAGATATGGAGTATTACCAGTTTGAAAGCTACTTATTCCTTGTGATGGCATCACATTTGAGTTACGATTCATGAGACCGGGAAGATTTCCTCCATGGCTACTAATGAAAGGCTGACTGGTTGAAGCTTGGTTAATCAGATCAATCCCACCTAACAGACTGTTTGATGATTGAGAAGTTGGGAGAACAAGTTCAGGCTTCATGGATGGAGGAATGCCTGTTAGAAAACCTGACGATTGAGAAGGTATAATCAAGGAATTTTGATTAGCAGAGAGGCCCTCGCTAGCTGGGAAAGTATTTAATGACTGAGATGGCATTACTATGCCGGAAGGTTTGACATCTAGAGTGTGAAGGGTTCCCGACAGCATGGTATCTGGCTGCTGTTGCAATTCGTGCAAGACCATATTGCTATTCTGAGAATTATTCACATTACCCAGTGCACTCATTGAATCTGACATACCAAGTTTGTTATTGGGCCAAGCTGAAAAAGAAGGCATTCTTCCAGCTGCAGGGTTGTTTTGGGGTAATGCCGCATATGAATTATTCTGGACCTTGTATATCGGCTGCCCAAATGCTATTTGCTCTCCATGGGGCTTATTTCCTTTGACTGCAGCAAGTCGTAGAGATGACTGGTCCCTTCCAGGCAACACCAGGCTGTTTGTAGGTCGTCCTAGGAGCTCATCCTGCAAAGCTGCCAGGGCTTGAGGAGGGATTTGACCTGAAGCAGCCAAAGCTTGGAAATCAAGTCCTcccaaggaggccacttgagcacTAGATGCAGGCACACCATATGGATTGGCCATTCCTGCATGATGCTGAGCTATCCTTTTCAGATACAATCTGAATTTCTGCAAATAGAAAAAAATGCATTCCTTTCAACATGATTATCATGTATACCTGACATAAAGTTACCGCAAGAAATCAACTCAGCATACTGCTTCACAAAAAACAAATTACAACTGCTATTCCCTCGCAGCTGACGCGGTCTTCAAGATGTAACTTTGACCACTGATTTACAATACAGCATATGTACAAGACTAACAAACATAATAGTATTCAACAAACATTTTTTGAGACAAATCtagaaatatgatttttcaaattttcaaacgGAATAATTAAAATGATATTTGTAGTCAGGTTTAAAAATATGACTGAAGGCATGTCCAAAAATGTCACTTATATGATGAATCTGGAGGTAATAAGGATAGTTTTGGGCTCAGAAGACATCAGGCAATATAACCTGTTGGAACTAATGGAATGCACAAAGGAGATAACTAGCATGTCAGCGTCAAACCACTAAAAATAGGGAATGCTTCTTGTCATACATCTACAAAAATATTTCATTCATGTTCTCACAGTATTTTTTAGTTAAAATCTACAACTTGAGGCAATTGCTTTTAGAGCAAAAAAATTTAAGCTGCACTGTAGTCACTAAAGCATAATTTTCTGAAAATCAAAACTAATTCTAACAGAAAGCCCTTAATTCATATTGCTAACTAAGCTAGAGAAGATTCTTCGAGCTAGGGATACTGAGGTGTAAAATGTACACAATTACTAACATCCAGGAGCGTAGAAAACAGTAAAATAGAGAAGTCGCCATTAAACATAAGTTCAATACATCATCTCATTAAGGATACTAAAAAGGTAGCAAGATTGAAGACAATAATCAAACCTGCAAATGGCTGGCGACGTTTTCCCTAGTTAAACCAGGGACATTCATCAGCTCCAAAATTTTCTTGGGAACAGCTTCTGTagaaatattaaaaataaaatgaGACAAAAGTGGAGAGAATTGGCATACTTCTAAATCATAGGTGTTCAACAGTAACTACACTTGCTTGATAAAACTAATATAGAAAGGACTTTTACCCTACTTACAGTAATGTACTAATAAACACCAAAGTTGATAAAATAAGTGCTAAAGCAGGTAACAAAAGCTTACTGTCTATTCCGAGGTGATTAACTGCATTTACAAATTGTTGATGGAGCTCAACTGACCAAACAACTCTTGGTTTCTTCGAATTATTAGAAGGATCGCCACTTTCCAATTCACTGTCATCCTCTTCTTTATCCCGTTTCTTTTTCTGAGACTTCCAGCTATCCTCAGCTCCATCATTTGCAGAAGAAGCATACTCATTATCATTATTGGTTAGTCTGTTCCGATCTGTATCATCTAAGCTACCTGAATGCTCATGTTCCTTGTTTCCACCAAACTTTTTCCTCACAACATGTTGCCAGATGTTTTTTAACTCTTCCATCCTGACAGGTTTAATCAAATAATCACAGGCTCCATGTTTTATTCCTTTCATTACTAGATCTGTCCTTGAATCAGCAGACATCACTGAAATGTCATCAACAAGCTTTAGTATTGCATCCCATTCACAAGTGAACATACTGAATAGGAGATAGGAGAATCTTTTTCTCGAACGCAGGAGATAGTAGAATTTACTTACTAATAACTGGAAGATCCATCTCAAGGCCTACAAGTTCAAGTAACCTGAATCCATTCATATCAGGCATGTGAACATCACTAATTATAACATCAAAAGCACCCCTGTTCTCTCGCAGCATAGCTAATGCTCTCGTGGCCTGAGAACAAGTTGTAGCTGCACAAAAGAAAGGATTATATGATGGAGCAGAAAACAACGCAGTAAACATATATTGGACAGAGCAACATTACACTGGAGGCAGTGACAGTATAATGCGTCTACCGAATGAATAAGTCAAGTATATCCAGACAGAACGTTTCAAGATGTTCGTGGGTGTGCAAAATGTTTTGAGCTGTCCTGTTCTATATTTGGGAGCAGCTCTCAGGGAAGAGCGTCCTCCAGGCAGCCAACCAGAGGGTGCTTCTACCACATGACGCATGTCTTGTCCTGAGACATTAGGAGATTCATTTTCTGGTTCCCGAGCGTTTTTCTACTGGTCTTTCTTTTGTATCTGCTTACTTCAGGTTTTGTCTTACATGGAACATGGTGGATATTTTTTGTGCAGTTATTACCCAAAGTAAACCTTGCCAAATAAAAACGTCACAGACGCTACAAGCTCCATGGAGTCACAGGCCTTTGGCCTTTCAACTTTTCTATAGATATTGAAAGGGGGGCATAGGTTAGAGCACTCATTCATCAAAGACGACATGAGATGTAATGCTCACTACCAACTGCACTAAATCACCATGCATTCAGCGCAGAAGGCAGGACCACTAATTTCACTGAAATAAGTACAAGTGGGTCTATATTTGAAGATCTTGCTGCAGAAGATATAATGAAGCAAATGGATCATTATTTGAAGTGCGATTGAAAAGCAACAACAAAATTTATTAGAGAATTAAAAACATATACCCATGCACCCAGAAGAGAAATGAAATAGTGCAAGCCATGCAAGCATGGCTCCCATCATGGAAAAACCATGCACACCTTGTCCGATTGCAACACGAGCAAGCAGATGGTGGTGCCACGTGTCAAGCCGCCAAGGATGCTGAACCGACTTTTGAAACGGTGCCAACTACTTAGAATTTACATTTATATTTATAGTAGGAAACATCATTCAATTGTAGCAACATTGGATAAGACAATCAAATCCAACACCTTGTTTTGTTGCGACACAAGCAAGCACATGGCGTCGCCACGTGTGTCAAGAATGCTGGACTGACCTTTGGAAAGGGTAAGCGTTAAAATCATTCAACTGGAGCAACATCAGATAAGACAATCGAGTCCAGCAGCCTCTGATGCTAATTTTCTCGACCAGTATGTCCAGCAAATGGAGACAGACATGTCCCCTCCTACATATTAGATTTGTACCAAACCAGCATTCATAGCACACTTACTGTGGTTCGGGGGGTACAACCTCCAAAGGTTGTAACCTTCAAGCTTCCTAGGACAAAAGCTACCCAGCCACATGAATGCCTAGTAAGCACACTATGCACGGAATAGGAAAATTAAGCAATAGCAGTAATAACAATACAACACAATCAGGAGCATGGTTCTCTTCTTACACTATTTCCCTATGTATGTGTCTGGGCATTTGCGCCCGAGCTCATATATGCAGTGAATAATAGAAACAACATTAAGGTTGCGCAAATAAATAGACACAGGCATTACAGTTGAGCAAATAGATGCATCGTTACTAATTGGGTTGAGCTAGCATCGCAGCGCAGGGAAACACTCCCATGTCAGCCCTGATCAGATGGTACATGTTTCCCGTTGGATTATATTGACAGCGTGTTGAAGTACGTGTACTAACTTACTGTTCCCAAATAGAACCAAACTGTACATCAACCATT
Proteins encoded:
- the LOC123098193 gene encoding hexuronate transporter, giving the protein MYIVCNAMPSKKSADAHNAVRPTNKIKLSATSVDLISVEIETHSRAILIYGAFLLDSQSGQGEEDIRARALARERGGGAMVSTSTHTSVQRRRRQWTLALVTVASLLERADEALLPAVYREVGAELGASPAALGSLTLCRALVQAVCYPLAACAAARHDRARVVAAGAFLWAVATILVGVSGTFLQMAIARGFNGVGLALVVPAMNSLAADYSDDTTRGSAFGWLGMASRLGAMMGGTLGVLLAPTTFLGVPGWRLAFHVLALLSVALAVSTWFLASDPRPPSTSEKSTASVARELLGEAKDVVRLPTFQILVAQGVAGSVPWTALTFAAMWLELVGFTHWETSVIINLNQLTGALGSLFAGLIGDPMARRFPNAGRVALAQVSTASTVPVAAVLLLALPIDPSAGAAYAAAFAVLGFVMPWCPPATNNPILAEIVPAKARTTVYALDRFFETIFSSFAPAVVGILAERVFGYKPASGATGKTERENAGALAKAVFAEIAVPMAICCSIYSMLYCTYPADRQRAQKAALIAPEEQDCEDATSSTATGVDGLNQALLARSD
- the LOC100873111 gene encoding two-component response regulator ORR21, with the translated sequence MAPPEEAGGGDQFPVGMKVLVVDDDQTCLAVLKRMLVQCRYDATTCSQATRALAMLRENRGAFDVIISDVHMPDMNGFRLLELVGLEMDLPVIMMSADSRTDLVMKGIKHGACDYLIKPVRMEELKNIWQHVVRKKFGGNKEHEHSGSLDDTDRNRLTNNDNEYASSANDGAEDSWKSQKKKRDKEEDDSELESGDPSNNSKKPRVVWSVELHQQFVNAVNHLGIDKAVPKKILELMNVPGLTRENVASHLQKFRLYLKRIAQHHAGMANPYGVPASSAQVASLGGLDFQALAASGQIPPQALAALQDELLGRPTNSLVLPGRDQSSLRLAAVKGNKPHGEQIAFGQPIYKVQNNSYAALPQNNPAAGRMPSFSAWPNNKLGMSDSMSALGNVNNSQNSNMVLHELQQQPDTMLSGTLHTLDVKPSGIVMPSQSLNTFPASEGLSANQNSLIIPSQSSGFLTGIPPSMKPELVLPTSQSSNSLLGGIDLINQASTSQPFISSHGGNLPGLMNRNSNVMPSQGISSFQTGNTPYLVNQNSMGMGSKPPGVLKTESTDSLNQNYAYANHMDSGLLSSQSKNAQFGFLQSPNDVTGGWSSLQNMDGYRNTVGPSQPVSSSSSFQSSNAALGKLPDQGRGKNLGFVGKGACIPNRFAVDEIESPTNSLSHSIGSSGDIQDMFGFSGQM